The Brachybacterium huguangmaarense genome contains a region encoding:
- a CDS encoding RNA polymerase sigma factor yields the protein MRHPFDQAVTTHGATVLRVCRAVLGPGPDADDAWSETFLAALRAWPDLPEETNLEAWLVRVAHRKAIDVTRARDRRALPTEELPDRPSSLGVPGDDQGLWRAVAALPTRQRLAVAYHYLGGLPHTETAALIGGSAASVRRAAADGVARLRTTYDTSEHTKGTQR from the coding sequence ATGAGACACCCCTTCGACCAGGCCGTGACGACGCATGGCGCGACCGTGCTGCGCGTGTGCCGCGCCGTCCTCGGACCGGGGCCCGACGCCGACGACGCCTGGTCCGAGACCTTCCTGGCCGCCCTCCGCGCATGGCCCGATCTGCCCGAAGAGACCAACCTCGAGGCCTGGCTCGTGCGGGTCGCGCACCGCAAGGCGATCGACGTGACCCGCGCCCGCGACCGCCGCGCCCTGCCGACCGAGGAGCTGCCCGACCGGCCCTCCTCCCTCGGCGTGCCCGGGGACGACCAGGGGCTCTGGCGCGCGGTCGCCGCGCTCCCGACCCGGCAGCGTCTCGCCGTCGCCTACCACTATCTCGGCGGCCTCCCGCACACCGAGACCGCGGCCCTGATCGGCGGGAGCGCCGCCTCCGTGCGCCGCGCGGCCGCCGACGGCGTCGCGAGGTTGCGCACGACCTACGACACGAGCGAGCACACGAAGGGGACACAGCGATGA
- a CDS encoding methylated-DNA--[protein]-cysteine S-methyltransferase produces MNDITNHDHTRAGHTTTPGSPTPVGAVGARDLFPVGEDELDSLRSRLAAAAEQDAVLDVAYRTVDTPLGPLLLAATEKGLVRIAFEREGFDAVLEALAARVSPRVLAAPRRLDAAAAELDEYFAGDRREFDLPLDHALSAGFRRTVHLYLPRIGYGRTQTYKDVAGLVGNPAAVRAVGTACATNPLPVVVPCHRVLRTDGGLGGYIGGLDAKTALLTLESAA; encoded by the coding sequence ATGAACGACATCACGAACCACGACCACACCCGCGCCGGGCACACCACGACGCCCGGATCCCCGACCCCCGTCGGCGCCGTCGGCGCGCGGGACCTGTTCCCGGTCGGCGAGGACGAGCTCGACTCCCTGCGCTCGCGACTCGCCGCGGCGGCCGAGCAGGACGCCGTGCTCGACGTCGCCTACCGCACCGTCGACACGCCGCTGGGGCCCCTGCTGCTCGCGGCCACCGAGAAGGGCCTCGTGCGGATCGCCTTCGAGCGCGAGGGCTTCGACGCCGTGCTCGAGGCGCTCGCCGCGCGGGTCAGCCCTCGCGTGCTCGCCGCGCCGCGCCGGTTGGACGCCGCCGCCGCGGAGCTCGACGAGTACTTCGCAGGAGACCGACGGGAGTTCGACCTGCCGCTCGACCACGCGCTCTCGGCGGGCTTCCGGCGGACCGTCCACCTGTACCTGCCTCGCATCGGCTACGGCCGCACGCAGACGTATAAGGACGTCGCCGGGCTCGTCGGCAACCCCGCCGCGGTGAGGGCGGTGGGCACGGCGTGCGCCACCAACCCGCTCCCCGTCGTGGTCCCGTGCCATCGCGTGCTGCGGACGGACGGGGGCCTGGGCGGCTACATCGGCGGCCTCGACGCCAAGACGGCGCTGCTCACGCTGGAGAGCGCGGCGTGA
- a CDS encoding DUF4269 domain-containing protein → MPARFWVSPVEDMPSGAAGQVGDLAGLLRALAPYRPTVVGSLPLGVQRPDSDLDIACEAEDLDAFDAHLAACAGPVVVSRWRREEGVAASVAQLCVSGQVVEVFAQGRPVLEQHAFRHLLVEGQLLQVHGAPLCAQVARLKAEGLGTEAAFARALGLETDDPYRALLELEGLADADLRARTSASRRPDELTPRSPA, encoded by the coding sequence ATGCCCGCCCGCTTCTGGGTGAGCCCGGTCGAGGACATGCCGAGCGGCGCCGCGGGGCAGGTCGGCGACCTGGCCGGACTGCTGCGGGCCCTCGCTCCCTATCGCCCCACCGTCGTCGGCTCTCTCCCCCTGGGCGTGCAGCGCCCCGACAGCGACCTCGACATCGCGTGCGAAGCCGAGGACCTCGACGCCTTCGACGCCCATCTGGCCGCATGCGCCGGCCCTGTCGTCGTGTCCCGGTGGCGGCGCGAGGAGGGGGTGGCGGCGAGCGTCGCCCAGCTGTGCGTGTCGGGCCAGGTGGTCGAGGTCTTCGCCCAGGGCCGCCCGGTCCTCGAGCAGCACGCGTTCCGTCATCTCCTGGTCGAGGGGCAGCTGCTGCAGGTCCACGGCGCTCCCCTGTGCGCGCAGGTCGCCCGGCTCAAGGCCGAGGGCCTCGGCACCGAGGCCGCCTTCGCACGAGCCCTCGGTCTGGAGACCGACGACCCCTATCGGGCACTGCTCGAGCTCGAGGGCCTCGCCGATGCGGATCTGCGCGCGCGCACGTCCGCCTCGCGCCGGCCGGACGAGCTCACGCCGCGCTCTCCAGCGTGA
- a CDS encoding HD domain-containing protein, whose product MDEITTLGDADVLVEPLWRVQVRLTDVERELLATWPVRRLGFIAHAGASSIATEQSSTRLEHSLGLLALVVHVAPGDRTARVAALLHDVGHLPFSHTLGGIAGLDHHDLGARRIRSLSPVLARHGLDAETVIDVVDGRLPSPLHGPGPGMRLDHLESFVRSGRSHGRTTEPPPATLARLRLRDGAVDTDADTAAALTELVLAEARSQTSRVNLVTTAVMRDLVDRLLRDETAATPPAKLAEMTDHDLWGRLLACPSTRGGPRDCAPGRIAGRSRSPRAPTRRRRPARSPSRSAGSISTVR is encoded by the coding sequence ATGGACGAGATCACGACGCTCGGGGACGCCGACGTGCTCGTCGAGCCGCTGTGGCGGGTGCAGGTGCGCCTCACGGACGTCGAGCGCGAGCTGCTCGCGACCTGGCCCGTGCGCCGGCTCGGCTTCATCGCCCATGCCGGGGCGAGCTCGATCGCCACGGAGCAGAGCTCCACGCGTCTCGAGCACTCGCTGGGGCTGCTCGCACTCGTCGTGCACGTCGCCCCCGGCGACCGCACGGCACGGGTCGCGGCGCTCCTGCACGACGTCGGCCACCTTCCCTTTAGCCACACCCTCGGGGGCATCGCGGGGCTCGACCACCACGACCTCGGCGCCCGTCGCATCCGCTCGCTCTCCCCGGTGCTCGCACGCCACGGCCTCGACGCCGAGACGGTCATCGATGTCGTGGACGGGCGTCTCCCGTCGCCGCTGCACGGGCCGGGCCCCGGGATGCGGCTCGACCACCTCGAATCGTTCGTGCGCAGCGGGCGGTCACACGGCCGCACGACGGAGCCGCCTCCGGCCACGCTCGCCCGGCTCCGTCTGCGGGACGGGGCGGTCGACACCGACGCCGACACGGCCGCGGCCCTGACCGAGCTGGTCCTCGCGGAGGCCAGATCCCAGACCTCGCGCGTCAACCTCGTCACGACGGCGGTGATGCGGGACCTGGTCGACCGGCTCCTGCGCGACGAGACCGCCGCGACCCCTCCCGCCAAGCTGGCGGAGATGACCGATCACGACCTGTGGGGCCGTCTGCTCGCCTGCCCCTCCACGCGCGGGGGGCCTCGCGACTGCGCGCCCGGCCGGATCGCTGGACGCTCACGATCCCCGAGAGCCCCGACGCGACGCCGCCGCCCGGCACGATCCCCCTCAAGGTCTGCCGGCTCTATCTCGACCGTCCGCTGA
- a CDS encoding MFS transporter, translated as MLAPAPADRFDRRLLAPMMLGAVLNPINTAIIAIALTPIGIALGAPASETVWLVSGLYLATAIGQPLVGRLVDIYGVKRIFLAGGGLVAIAGLIGLLAPHSHESVWWLVGARVLLGLGTCAGYPAAMHMIRAEAQRTGLSSPAGILTALSVTTQTVSVIGPTLGGLLIGAWGWRATFAVNLPLGLANLVLGWIVFPRTTGLEPAPEDRPRIDGRGILLFAIAMLGLLVFLLDISVGLLGVLAIALVAGAVLVWWELRTPQPFIDVRVLAGNGPLLRTYLRSLLTMTISYTFVYGFTQWLEDGRGLDATTAGLVLLPVFAAGIAVAISFGRRPEVTWKLMIGSVAQLLAGVLVLFMTGASPIWFLVVAMLVLGIPQGLNNLAIQNSLYFQADPDRIASSAGLLRTFMYLGAIVASIVYGNVYGARATTGGLHVLGCVVIGISIVFFLLTAFDRSLRAVGRAAPADVEATRERTPAERA; from the coding sequence ATGCTCGCGCCGGCACCGGCCGACCGCTTCGACCGACGGCTGCTCGCGCCGATGATGCTGGGCGCCGTCCTGAACCCCATCAACACCGCGATCATCGCCATCGCGCTCACGCCCATCGGCATCGCCCTCGGCGCGCCCGCCTCGGAGACGGTGTGGCTCGTCTCGGGTCTCTATCTCGCCACCGCGATCGGCCAGCCCCTCGTCGGGCGTCTCGTGGACATCTACGGCGTCAAGCGGATCTTCCTGGCCGGCGGCGGCCTCGTCGCGATCGCCGGTCTGATCGGGCTGCTCGCGCCGCACTCGCACGAGAGCGTCTGGTGGCTCGTCGGGGCGCGCGTGCTGCTCGGACTGGGCACGTGCGCGGGCTATCCCGCGGCGATGCACATGATCCGGGCGGAGGCGCAGCGCACGGGGCTGTCCTCGCCCGCCGGCATCCTCACCGCCCTGTCCGTCACCACGCAGACCGTGTCCGTGATCGGCCCGACGCTGGGCGGTCTGCTCATCGGCGCATGGGGATGGAGGGCGACGTTCGCGGTGAACCTCCCGCTGGGCCTCGCGAACCTCGTCCTGGGCTGGATCGTGTTCCCGCGCACGACGGGTCTCGAGCCGGCGCCCGAGGACCGGCCGCGCATCGACGGGCGCGGCATCCTCCTGTTCGCGATCGCGATGCTGGGCCTGCTCGTGTTCCTGCTCGACATCTCCGTCGGCCTGCTCGGGGTGCTCGCGATCGCCCTCGTCGCCGGCGCCGTGCTCGTGTGGTGGGAGCTGCGCACGCCCCAGCCGTTCATCGACGTGCGCGTGCTCGCCGGCAACGGCCCGCTGCTGCGCACGTATCTGCGCTCGCTGCTGACGATGACCATCTCGTACACCTTCGTCTACGGGTTCACCCAGTGGCTCGAGGACGGGCGGGGGCTCGACGCGACCACCGCAGGGCTCGTGCTGCTGCCGGTGTTCGCGGCGGGCATCGCGGTGGCGATCAGCTTCGGGCGCCGGCCGGAGGTGACGTGGAAGCTCATGATCGGCTCCGTCGCCCAGCTCCTGGCCGGCGTCCTCGTGCTGTTCATGACCGGCGCCTCGCCGATCTGGTTCCTCGTGGTCGCGATGCTCGTGCTCGGCATCCCGCAGGGCCTCAACAACCTCGCGATCCAGAACTCCCTCTACTTCCAGGCCGATCCGGACCGCATCGCCTCCTCCGCGGGGCTCCTGCGCACGTTCATGTACCTCGGCGCGATCGTCGCGTCGATCGTCTACGGCAACGTCTACGGGGCGCGCGCCACGACGGGCGGGCTGCACGTGCTGGGCTGCGTGGTCATCGGCATCTCGATCGTCTTCTTCTTGCTCACCGCGTTCGACAGGAGCCTGCGCGCAGTGGGGCGCGCGGCGCCGGCCGACGTCGAGGCGACGCGCGAGCGGACGCCCGCCGAGCGCGCCTGA
- a CDS encoding MarR family winged helix-turn-helix transcriptional regulator, producing the protein MADNPADATPSTAPAPGTTTETTDPRADSALQVAIDLRAVVARLLRQFREAGADSAITPSQASALSRLGKGGVSTVSALAAAEKVRPQSMAATVEALESAGFVTRSQDPNDGRRQIVDLTDAGWARLEGQKEAGAAWLEETLASHVSAEELRTVAAATAILERVLA; encoded by the coding sequence ATGGCTGACAACCCCGCCGATGCCACCCCCAGCACCGCTCCCGCTCCTGGCACCACCACCGAAACCACCGACCCCCGCGCCGATTCAGCGCTCCAGGTCGCGATCGACCTGCGCGCCGTCGTCGCGCGGCTCCTGAGGCAGTTCCGCGAGGCGGGGGCCGACTCCGCGATCACCCCTTCCCAGGCCTCCGCGCTGAGCCGACTCGGCAAGGGGGGCGTCTCGACCGTGAGCGCCCTCGCCGCCGCCGAGAAGGTCCGCCCGCAGTCGATGGCCGCTACCGTCGAGGCGCTCGAGTCGGCCGGCTTCGTCACACGCAGCCAGGACCCGAACGACGGCCGACGCCAGATCGTGGACCTCACCGACGCCGGATGGGCGCGCCTTGAGGGCCAGAAGGAGGCCGGCGCCGCCTGGCTCGAGGAGACCCTCGCCTCGCACGTGAGCGCCGAGGAGCTGCGGACCGTCGCGGCCGCGACCGCCATCCTCGAACGGGTGCTGGCCTGA
- a CDS encoding cysteine hydrolase family protein — MTTALLLMDFQNGIAGRPGFETAVAAAGRALEAARAQGLPVIFVRVAFRPGYPEIPAHSSFAARAAQAGEAMRLDHAGTQILDRLAPREGEHVVVKKRISAFAGSDLELLLRGLGVDRLVLGGISTSGVVLSTVRQAADLDFPLTVLADACADADSETQRVLLENVFPRQADVVSVEEWAGAL; from the coding sequence ATGACGACCGCCCTGCTCCTCATGGACTTCCAGAACGGCATCGCCGGACGCCCCGGCTTCGAGACCGCGGTCGCGGCGGCCGGGCGCGCCCTCGAGGCGGCGCGCGCCCAGGGGCTGCCGGTGATCTTCGTGCGCGTCGCGTTCCGGCCCGGCTACCCCGAGATCCCTGCCCACAGCTCCTTCGCGGCGCGGGCCGCGCAGGCCGGCGAGGCCATGCGGCTCGACCACGCGGGCACCCAGATCCTCGATCGCCTGGCGCCCCGGGAGGGCGAGCACGTCGTGGTCAAGAAGCGCATCTCCGCCTTCGCCGGCAGCGATCTCGAGCTGCTGCTCCGGGGGCTCGGCGTCGACCGCCTCGTGCTGGGCGGCATCTCGACGAGCGGGGTCGTGCTGTCGACCGTGCGCCAGGCCGCCGATCTGGACTTCCCGCTGACCGTGCTCGCCGACGCGTGCGCGGACGCCGACTCCGAGACCCAGCGCGTGCTCCTCGAGAACGTGTTCCCGCGCCAGGCGGACGTCGTGTCCGTGGAGGAGTGGGCCGGCGCGCTCTGA
- a CDS encoding DUF488 domain-containing protein, giving the protein MYATVGHSNRTTEEFLDVLREAGVGGVADVRRLPGSRAQPQFDEEALASALEREGIAYRWFRGLTGRRPVSTEVPFERNEWWQNRSFHNYADHALSAEFADALDDLRAWSLPHPVAIMCSEAVWWRCHRRIIADHLLARGETVRHLLGPGRVEDARLSAGAVTEVGGVVVYPGEPGVPGE; this is encoded by the coding sequence GTGTACGCGACCGTCGGCCACTCGAACCGCACGACCGAGGAGTTCCTCGACGTGCTGCGGGAGGCGGGCGTCGGAGGCGTCGCCGACGTGCGCAGGCTGCCAGGGTCGAGGGCGCAGCCGCAGTTCGACGAGGAGGCTCTGGCCTCGGCGCTCGAGCGCGAGGGGATCGCGTACCGGTGGTTCCGCGGTCTCACCGGGCGGCGCCCCGTGAGCACGGAGGTGCCGTTCGAGCGCAACGAGTGGTGGCAGAACCGCAGCTTCCACAACTACGCCGACCATGCGCTGTCGGCGGAGTTCGCCGATGCCCTCGACGACCTGCGCGCGTGGTCGCTCCCGCATCCCGTGGCGATCATGTGCTCGGAGGCGGTGTGGTGGCGATGCCACCGCAGGATCATCGCCGACCACCTGCTCGCACGCGGCGAGACCGTCCGCCACCTCCTCGGGCCCGGCCGGGTGGAGGACGCCCGACTGAGCGCCGGTGCGGTGACGGAGGTCGGCGGAGTGGTCGTGTATCCGGGGGAGCCGGGCGTGCCGGGGGAGTGA
- a CDS encoding HNH endonuclease, with protein sequence MASILAGVLAAVEAPVAMRDGLVDTEPGSAAEALGVVGVIDQLRSTLAALDATWQVMAATRIADADAIRGVPTAEQGRAAAQELSLARRVSPSASSMSLAASQRLVTQLPSTFSLLASGRVTEQQARAIAVALDDVDPDVAESIDEALTADPARLNGVGTRRLGAEVRALRDAKDPDDARHRAARAARGRCVRTRLLDDHMVAVTATVRAVDASAVMKALRLEAEARRAQGSIDGVRALEADALVDAITGGDRAWDPFVSGESLPDAQFEGVPLPGGATLPDTDGFGVMLDETCDLDIPAADQGCEPDTSDGSRRSTDRYRHRRITIGVVITDRALLAPDGGGELAHLEGYGPIPAHIITDTLRGSPPGYKNNPGWDEHPDATTSAVMRRLYTHPRTGELVAMDSRARAFPAPLEQMIRWRESTCASPWCNATVRHIDHITPHAEGGATSYKNAQGLCVRCNLLKDHAGWIVTPTRDSGGTPAVTWTSPGGATTTCHLTPLGPVGPRENTDDPSDVEARSPETYATSTTGGAADRPPDSTATGPVARTNDDPDTKDHSAGPSTPDTDTDTEIPGTESIPLPDP encoded by the coding sequence GTGGCGTCGATCCTCGCGGGGGTGCTGGCAGCGGTGGAGGCCCCGGTGGCGATGCGTGATGGATTGGTCGACACCGAGCCCGGCTCTGCAGCCGAGGCCCTCGGTGTGGTGGGGGTGATCGATCAGCTTCGCTCCACCCTCGCGGCCCTGGATGCGACGTGGCAGGTCATGGCCGCGACCCGGATCGCCGACGCCGACGCCATACGTGGCGTCCCGACGGCGGAGCAGGGACGCGCCGCCGCGCAGGAGCTGAGCCTGGCACGCCGAGTCTCGCCATCGGCGTCGTCGATGTCCCTGGCCGCGTCACAGCGTCTGGTCACCCAGCTCCCCAGCACGTTCAGCCTGCTCGCCTCGGGGCGGGTCACCGAGCAGCAGGCCCGGGCGATCGCGGTCGCGCTCGATGACGTTGACCCTGATGTCGCCGAGTCCATCGATGAGGCCCTGACCGCCGACCCTGCACGCCTGAACGGTGTGGGGACACGGCGTCTGGGTGCCGAAGTCCGTGCTCTACGGGATGCGAAGGACCCGGATGATGCCCGGCACCGTGCCGCACGGGCAGCCCGCGGGCGGTGTGTGCGGACGCGCCTGCTGGATGACCACATGGTCGCCGTGACCGCCACGGTGCGAGCCGTGGATGCCAGCGCGGTGATGAAAGCCCTTCGCCTTGAGGCCGAGGCACGCCGTGCCCAGGGCTCGATCGACGGGGTCCGGGCGCTCGAGGCTGACGCCCTGGTCGACGCGATCACCGGCGGTGATCGGGCATGGGACCCGTTTGTCTCGGGCGAGTCGCTGCCTGATGCTCAGTTCGAAGGCGTCCCGCTGCCCGGTGGAGCGACCCTGCCCGACACAGACGGGTTCGGCGTGATGCTGGATGAGACGTGCGATCTGGATATCCCGGCCGCGGACCAGGGATGCGAGCCCGACACTTCAGACGGCAGCCGCCGGTCCACAGATCGCTACCGTCACCGTCGCATCACCATCGGCGTGGTCATCACCGACCGTGCACTCTTGGCCCCGGACGGGGGCGGAGAGCTCGCCCATTTGGAGGGCTACGGTCCCATCCCCGCCCACATCATCACCGACACTCTTCGTGGGAGCCCGCCGGGGTACAAGAACAACCCGGGGTGGGACGAGCACCCCGACGCCACCACCAGCGCCGTCATGAGACGGCTCTACACACACCCCAGAACGGGTGAGCTGGTGGCCATGGACTCCCGCGCCCGGGCATTCCCCGCGCCGCTGGAACAGATGATCCGGTGGCGGGAGTCGACGTGCGCCAGCCCGTGGTGCAACGCCACCGTCCGCCACATCGACCACATCACCCCACACGCTGAAGGCGGAGCCACGTCCTACAAGAACGCGCAGGGACTCTGCGTCCGCTGCAATCTGCTCAAGGACCACGCGGGCTGGATCGTCACCCCCACCCGCGATAGTGGCGGCACACCCGCCGTCACGTGGACGAGCCCTGGCGGCGCGACCACCACCTGCCACCTCACACCCCTCGGACCCGTTGGGCCCCGCGAGAACACCGACGACCCCTCAGATGTCGAGGCCAGGAGCCCTGAAACCTACGCGACCAGCACCACGGGTGGCGCCGCCGACCGTCCACCAGACTCCACCGCCACGGGCCCTGTAGCTCGCACCAACGACGACCCTGACACCAAGGACCACTCGGCCGGCCCCTCCACTCCGGACACCGACACCGACACCGAAATCCCCGGCACCGAGTCCATTCCGCTCCCCGACCCGTAG
- a CDS encoding maleylpyruvate isomerase family mycothiol-dependent enzyme, protein MSIDYLPLLASLQQRFHDGITAVPADAPVLDGGDWSVRDLVEHLAGVHHWAAAMARDEEAAPLDPHPSDLADHYRACADELRETLAALPPDAVARTFDGRGPVSFWHRRQVHETLVHLHYLLGHADGVAPVVWADTVDEVVTVLHPRQMRLGRAAAPRETLRLVAVDAGRTWTLGRGERPAAVLDGSAERLALLLWGRVDIDAIRISGDADAARRVLTAALTP, encoded by the coding sequence GTGTCGATCGACTACCTGCCGCTGCTCGCCTCCCTCCAGCAGCGGTTCCACGACGGGATCACCGCAGTTCCCGCGGATGCCCCTGTGCTCGATGGCGGCGACTGGTCCGTGCGTGACCTGGTCGAGCACCTGGCAGGCGTGCATCACTGGGCGGCGGCGATGGCGCGGGATGAGGAGGCTGCACCGCTGGATCCGCATCCTTCCGACCTCGCCGACCACTACCGCGCATGCGCCGACGAGCTGCGGGAGACCCTTGCCGCCTTGCCTCCGGATGCTGTGGCGCGCACCTTCGACGGCCGTGGGCCGGTGTCGTTCTGGCACCGACGGCAGGTGCACGAGACGCTCGTGCACCTGCACTATCTGCTCGGCCACGCGGACGGGGTCGCACCGGTGGTGTGGGCGGATACCGTCGACGAGGTCGTGACCGTGCTGCACCCGCGCCAAATGAGGCTCGGCCGTGCTGCAGCTCCGAGGGAGACGCTGCGCCTGGTCGCGGTCGATGCGGGCAGGACGTGGACGCTCGGCCGGGGCGAGCGGCCGGCGGCGGTGCTGGATGGCAGCGCGGAGAGACTCGCGCTGCTGCTGTGGGGGCGAGTGGACATCGATGCGATACGAATCTCGGGCGATGCCGACGCCGCACGGCGGGTCCTCACCGCTGCGCTCACGCCGTGA
- a CDS encoding ABC transporter ATP-binding protein yields MHTPPHHRDASRPAALSGEHLVLRYGRSTVVDGVSIALEPGRVTALVGPNGSGKSTLLRSLARLHRIDEGHLRLGAHDEDPGRSASALSAREFAREVTLFSQSRAAPQGVTVAEAVTFGRHPYRRGLAGLSADDRRAIDDAMAVTGVAAMANRPAGELSGGEMQRVWLAACLAQDTGVVLLDEPTNHLDLRYQIETLDLVRDLADQRGAAVGIVLHDLDHAALIADTLVLMGSGRIHAAGAPLDVLTAQNISDVYEIPVEVSLDAHTGRLRIDPQGRHTARLPAAAVPSPHHPTRKDHP; encoded by the coding sequence ATGCACACGCCACCTCACCACCGCGACGCGTCGCGCCCGGCCGCCCTCAGCGGAGAGCACCTCGTGCTGCGCTACGGCCGGTCGACCGTCGTCGACGGCGTCTCCATCGCGCTGGAGCCCGGCCGCGTCACGGCCCTCGTCGGCCCCAACGGAAGCGGAAAGTCCACCCTGCTGCGCTCCCTCGCCCGTCTGCACCGGATCGACGAGGGCCACCTCCGTCTGGGCGCCCACGACGAAGACCCGGGCCGGTCGGCTTCAGCCCTGAGCGCGCGCGAGTTCGCCCGCGAGGTCACCCTCTTCTCGCAGTCCCGTGCCGCCCCGCAGGGCGTGACCGTCGCCGAGGCCGTCACGTTCGGACGCCACCCCTACCGGCGCGGCCTCGCAGGGCTGTCCGCCGACGACCGGCGAGCGATCGACGACGCGATGGCCGTGACCGGCGTCGCCGCCATGGCGAACCGGCCGGCAGGCGAGCTCTCGGGCGGCGAGATGCAGCGCGTGTGGCTCGCCGCCTGCCTGGCCCAGGACACCGGCGTCGTCCTGCTCGACGAACCGACCAACCACCTCGACCTGCGCTACCAGATCGAGACCCTCGACCTCGTCCGCGACCTCGCCGACCAGCGCGGAGCCGCCGTCGGCATCGTGCTGCACGACCTCGACCACGCCGCGCTCATCGCCGACACCCTCGTCCTGATGGGCTCCGGCCGGATCCACGCCGCCGGCGCCCCGCTCGACGTCCTCACCGCCCAGAACATCAGCGACGTCTACGAGATCCCCGTCGAGGTGAGCCTCGATGCGCACACGGGCCGGCTCCGCATCGACCCCCAGGGCCGTCACACCGCCCGTCTGCCGGCCGCCGCCGTCCCCTCTCCCCACCACCCCACCAGGAAGGACCACCCATGA
- a CDS encoding iron-siderophore ABC transporter substrate-binding protein — MIRARRLTATAAALVGLALSLAACGTTDVEEAGGDTASPASESCADDTTTTSTGPVSMTDGVGRTVELDKPASRIAVLEWQQVEDALTLCVTPVAVSDAEGYSTWVSAEKLPDGVTDIGTREEPDLDALYATDPDLIVVEAYSADDEIIGQLEARGVPVLATLGADPEDPIGNMKGVFEMIGEATGRSERADQVVQEFDDHLAEAKQKVQDVDLTTTDFVFFDGWLEGGNLTIRPYGQGALFTALGEELGLTGAWTKDVNDAYGDGGVDPAYGLAQTDVEGLTAVGDANLFYANDAAAGGYVEELEKNSIWTSLPAVKEGRAHAFPASVWGAGGPRSNEQAIDAYVDILTQE, encoded by the coding sequence ATGATCCGAGCCCGTCGTCTCACCGCGACCGCCGCAGCCCTCGTCGGCCTCGCCCTCTCCCTCGCCGCGTGCGGCACCACCGATGTCGAGGAAGCAGGCGGCGACACCGCCTCCCCGGCCTCCGAGAGCTGCGCGGACGACACCACGACGACCTCGACCGGACCGGTCTCGATGACCGACGGCGTCGGCCGCACCGTCGAGCTCGACAAGCCCGCCTCCCGCATCGCCGTGCTCGAGTGGCAGCAGGTCGAGGACGCCCTCACCCTGTGCGTCACCCCCGTCGCCGTCTCGGACGCCGAGGGCTACAGCACGTGGGTGAGCGCCGAGAAGCTCCCGGACGGCGTGACCGACATCGGCACCCGCGAGGAGCCCGACCTCGACGCCCTGTACGCGACCGACCCGGATCTGATCGTCGTCGAGGCCTACAGCGCCGACGACGAGATCATCGGCCAGCTCGAGGCGCGAGGCGTGCCGGTGCTCGCCACGCTCGGCGCCGACCCCGAGGACCCGATCGGGAACATGAAGGGCGTGTTCGAGATGATCGGCGAGGCCACGGGACGCTCGGAGCGCGCCGACCAGGTGGTCCAGGAGTTCGACGACCACCTCGCCGAGGCGAAGCAGAAGGTCCAGGACGTCGATCTCACCACCACGGACTTCGTGTTCTTCGACGGGTGGCTCGAGGGCGGCAACCTCACCATCCGCCCGTACGGCCAGGGCGCCCTATTCACCGCGCTGGGCGAGGAGCTGGGCCTGACCGGCGCCTGGACGAAGGACGTCAACGACGCCTACGGCGACGGCGGGGTCGACCCCGCGTACGGCCTCGCGCAGACCGACGTCGAGGGCCTGACGGCCGTCGGCGACGCGAATCTGTTCTACGCGAACGACGCGGCCGCCGGCGGGTACGTCGAGGAGCTCGAGAAGAACTCGATCTGGACCTCGCTGCCCGCCGTCAAGGAGGGACGCGCCCACGCCTTCCCCGCCTCGGTGTGGGGTGCCGGCGGCCCGCGCTCGAACGAGCAGGCGATCGACGCGTACGTCGACATCCTGACCCAGGAGTGA